Proteins encoded in a region of the Sterolibacterium denitrificans genome:
- a CDS encoding lysozyme inhibitor LprI family protein yields MHQSRKHANHLLTALLATLFFIGSGTAFAKTPPCLDQARSSSEIDQCGGPLISHLEARMESDYKRLHEKFAGNEKMQEMLKASRESWVLYRNNQCLMEASAASGQYVVKPLSLEANKVYFKCMLRTFGEMRTTLEKLRVDDEHAKTGSPQ; encoded by the coding sequence ATGCATCAGTCCAGGAAACACGCCAATCACCTTCTGACGGCCCTGCTGGCCACCCTGTTTTTCATCGGCAGCGGCACCGCCTTCGCCAAGACACCGCCCTGTCTCGATCAGGCCCGTTCGAGCAGTGAAATCGACCAATGCGGCGGCCCGCTGATCAGCCATCTGGAAGCCCGGATGGAAAGCGATTACAAGCGCCTGCATGAAAAATTCGCCGGCAACGAGAAAATGCAGGAAATGCTCAAGGCCAGCCGCGAAAGCTGGGTGCTTTACCGCAACAACCAATGCCTGATGGAAGCCTCGGCCGCCAGCGGACAATATGTCGTCAAGCCGCTTTCGCTGGAAGCCAACAAGGTCTATTTCAAGTGCATGCTGCGGACCTTCGGCGAAATGCGGACGACGCTGGAAAAACTCCGCGTCGATGACGAGCATGCCAAGACCGGCAGCCCGCAGTAG
- the gspN gene encoding type II secretion system protein N: MRKRLGYSLLFLALLLLAAISQWPAATLASLLERASNDRWRLTSPSGSIWHGAGMLLARADKNTPWRNIQNITWQIRPAELLLGRLVADISPEQGRLRLSAGISGLQAENVELGLPAAAIAPLLPGALGRYRWQGMLRADGERFGCNWAGSDCQGGLEIFWREASLGEIPGIVLGDYHIKLTGQGSATKIGLQTLRGHLQIDGSGEFTADGGLHFSGLASAPSLPIATVAADPALVAATLDDRLPNPLAALLNTLGRPAGDGKYLLEYRQTR; this comes from the coding sequence ATGCGCAAACGACTCGGCTACAGCCTGCTGTTCCTCGCCCTGTTGCTGCTGGCCGCCATCAGCCAATGGCCGGCCGCCACCTTGGCCTCGCTGCTGGAACGCGCCAGCAACGATCGATGGCGCCTGACCTCGCCCAGCGGCAGCATCTGGCACGGCGCCGGCATGCTCCTCGCCCGTGCCGACAAAAATACGCCCTGGCGCAACATCCAGAACATCACCTGGCAAATCCGCCCGGCCGAATTGCTGCTCGGCCGGCTAGTCGCGGATATTTCGCCGGAGCAGGGCCGGCTGCGCCTGAGTGCGGGCATCTCCGGCCTGCAGGCGGAAAACGTCGAACTGGGATTGCCGGCCGCAGCCATCGCCCCGCTGCTGCCCGGCGCGCTCGGCCGCTACCGCTGGCAAGGCATGTTGCGGGCCGATGGCGAACGCTTCGGCTGCAACTGGGCCGGCAGCGACTGCCAGGGCGGTCTGGAAATCTTCTGGCGCGAGGCCTCGCTGGGCGAAATCCCCGGCATCGTACTGGGGGACTACCACATCAAGCTCACCGGCCAAGGGTCCGCCACGAAAATCGGGCTGCAGACCCTGCGCGGCCATCTGCAGATCGACGGCAGCGGCGAATTCACCGCCGACGGCGGCCTGCATTTCAGCGGCCTGGCCTCCGCGCCCAGCCTACCCATCGCAACCGTCGCAGCCGATCCCGCCCTGGTCGCCGCAACCCTCGACGACAGGCTGCCGAATCCTCTGGCTGCCCTGCTGAACACCCTCGGCCGCCCGGCAGGCGACGGGAAATACCTGCTCGAATATCGCCAGACCCGCTAG
- the gspM gene encoding type II secretion system protein GspM, with translation MSRYLQALAAFWQARAPRERLFLAALAVFLVLALLINGLWHAHQARAHLRQQLPQLRLQLAAMQQQAADIRALQSQPVNPPLGAASLQQTAETLLLQAGLKLGAGQLQTAGARQLRLQAELPFERWLDALALLQRDARLRLVQSRVEATGSPGQVRIDALFSLPEPN, from the coding sequence ATGAGCCGGTATCTGCAAGCGCTCGCCGCCTTCTGGCAAGCCCGCGCGCCGCGCGAACGGCTGTTTCTCGCCGCGCTGGCCGTCTTCCTGGTGCTCGCCCTGCTCATCAACGGCCTGTGGCACGCCCATCAGGCGCGCGCGCACCTGCGTCAGCAACTGCCGCAACTGCGCCTGCAACTGGCCGCCATGCAGCAGCAAGCGGCAGACATCCGCGCGCTGCAAAGCCAGCCGGTCAATCCGCCGCTTGGCGCAGCCAGCCTGCAGCAGACGGCGGAAACGCTGCTGCTTCAGGCCGGCCTGAAGCTGGGCGCCGGCCAACTGCAAACTGCCGGCGCGCGCCAGCTCCGGCTGCAGGCCGAGCTGCCCTTCGAACGCTGGCTCGATGCGCTCGCCCTGCTGCAGCGCGATGCCCGGCTGCGCCTGGTGCAAAGCCGGGTGGAAGCCACCGGCAGCCCCGGACAGGTGCGCATCGACGCGCTGTTCAGCCTGCCCGAGCCGAACTGA